Genomic window (Xenopus laevis strain J_2021 chromosome 3S, Xenopus_laevis_v10.1, whole genome shotgun sequence):
atcaggagcttagccttctcctcctcacttacattagggggtctatagcatatgcttcaattaatttgctggactctacaatcagtgaagagctccacccataagacttctgccccctcattttctaacatcacctcctcctttattgttgcccctgtccctccgaaacaaagtatagtcGCCAgggcagaactaggggtaggcagagtaagcacatgcctagggcgcaaagctggggggggccaGGCacacaccttctctgcctctgcacATGTGGCCTGTTGTGCACTATGGCCGGCCGGGCTGGCCCGGCACTGATAGCCGCTGACTGCACAGTCATATGACTCATTCAGCCAGGTtacggccacaccaatcacatcatattttccctccagcacctcaagctctcccattttaccagtcagactccttgcatttacaaacatacatttaatactggtaccatattgaacaaatgacatgtggtcctccctatccttaacagtacccccaaccaaatctccttccccattttcccttcctttgcccactacctcatctaacctgtcttccatggaatcctttactgaaccccacacctagtttaaaatctcctacaaccttctagccatcttctccctcAAAACAGCtacaccatcatcattgaggtgagGCCCACCTCTTACTATGAGCCTGTAGCCATTTGAGAAATCAGtacagttctccaaaaacccaaaacccttaTCCCTACACTAactctctcagccacgcattaatctccctaagatCCCGCTgtctcgtggcacaggtaatatctctgagaaaattaccttgtatgtcctcaccctcaactttacacctcgttttttaaaaatcattcctgAGGACTTCACTCCCTCCTCTAACTTTGTACCTATGTGTACTAAGACTGCTGGGTCTTCCTCAGCCCCTCCCAATAAACTGTCGGCACCTTGGCCTGCACAACTATTGCCATGGGTAAAAGTGCTCTCTAACTGGGTCCTATAGGATGCagctttgcaccttgccccatcCCCCCCTTTTTAAACAAGACTATGGTCCAAGGCATGAAATAGGGCAGGCAAGTTAAGGTATATTGTTTAGTCCAGGaatgctgaaaaaagacaaagtaaagAAAAGATCTAATTATATACTGGTCATTTACTTATTCTGTCTCTGTATGTTTATAATGATACCCATTTCAATCAATAGATGTTCATACATTAAGAAAGAGTAAGCAATTTTGTATCTCTAACTCATATTGCTATAACTGTTAATGTAAATGAGCAAAGACGGAATTTTCTATATAAAACAATCTATAAGGTCATTCTTCACAGATTATGTATGCAgttaattaaaggggtagtttaacttcaaaattaacttttagtagaatgATCAATTATTTGTAACATATCAACTGGTCTTTActgtttttttgcatacatttttttttttttttatatccttttctgacgctttccagctttcaaatgtgtgcCACTCATTCCCTTTTGCACCTACAATTACAATGTTATTTTAGCCCAATCAGGTCTCTCTTTTCCATCCTCCCATTTCTTAGTCAAAccattatctggttgctagggtaattgagaCATTAGAAACCAAatagctactgaaattccaaactgcagaacaaaaatctaaataatttaaaaacgtcaattattaaaaaatgaagaccaactgcaatgtgtatcagaatagcactctctacccCACActtaaagttaaaggagaaaaaaccctTTATTAGATATATATTCCATTTACAGGTGCTGTTAGCTCCTTTCTCTCTTGTTTTCAGAGAGATTTCAGATTCTCTAATACTGTTTCTTACCTCAGTGGTACTGCTCTCCAGAAAAGGACCTCCAAACATGGCTGCCATCCAGTCACAGCCAGAGATAAGCAGAGGCTTGTGGGCTTTTATAGTCCCATCATCCAGCATAAAGGTGACATctaaaaaaatgcagtaaatacaTAATGGAGGAATTAGAGACAATACAAAgacttcatattttacaattaaacAGACAACCTGTAACCTATAATCTTTCTTCCGCCCTCTCTTTCTTTAGGCTGGCCCAGCATCTATGACCCTCAGTATGGACAATCTTTAATAGTACTCACCAGAGAAGGTTCCTTTAGCCAGACACTCCTTGACACGATTGCTTCTTCTGACATGGAAAGCCCTTGTAATCTCCTGGTTCATAAAGGCCTCTCTGTTTAAGATATTTGCCACCATCATACGCAGGTCAAACACTTCTAACAACTCAGCAATGTGTGCTACTTCCATGAGATCTGGTTCCCTCTCATCCAGCCGTCCAGTGTAGAGAAATTTCAACACTGCCCTGAAAGGCCTAGGCCTCACTGAGCTGTCCATTTTTACCACTGCTACACGGCGTGCCATGTATCCTGGAGGCTCTTCAAGAACTCGACTGCGGATGCTCTCAAAAGCCCTGCTCCAACTGGACAAGTCCCTGCCGCACTCCCTCCCAAGAGTCCCATCACTTGCTGATGTTCTCATACCCCCTCCTACTGCTTCTCCTGATCCCTCACAGGCATCAAAACTAGAGGCCCTCAGTAGCGGATCCCTGGTTTGGGTAGGTGGATCCCCATCCTCCATAAGAAACAAGTCACAAAACTTGGAGGAGGATGTTGAGAGGTAGATGCGGTGAGCATAGATACGAATTCTCTCTTGAACCACCAGCACCACATCAGCACAGGAAGCCTCTTCCAACAACCATGCCGGGTGTTCTTCACTCTTTGTTGGTGGGTCAGGCACTATGATAACTGGAGGTGGAGGTCTTGGGGGCAGAAATGGAGCCTGAGGCAGAGGCCTGCGCACACTGCGTAGATGTGATTTCCAAAACTGAAGGTGACGCCGAGAAATAAGGGCTGACCTGATGGCATTATCAAAGACTTCTTTGATGCCACACTGCGCAACTACACTAGTCTCATAATAGGGAATTCCCAGCTCCTTGGCTACTTCACGGCCCTTCTCCGGTGGTAGAATCTCCTGGGGGCGAATTTGCCTAGTGTAGAAAAGTTTCATCTGTTAGTTAACTAATAGTGCTAAATGAAACATTTGGCATGCAATTAGAGCAGATTACAGATATGTAAATTCTAATCGGAATTTCAAAACATGTGAACTTTCAGCTGATGTTATTTTTATCTTGAAGAAACAATAATTTGTAGATCACATAGTCAACTATATTGATGACAAATAGCTAGCTTTCATATAgcgtaaaaggagaaggaaaggggcataatttatattgtgctttTCTCCCATGGGACTAAAGACTATTAACATAGAGCAAGGCAGCCATTATAAAAACACTTAGCATGCTGGGACACCAGATTAGGtgacttgtccagggtcacaGGGAGTTACCAAGTGGAATCTAACCAGGGTCTCTAGTATGATACCCCACTTCAAAGGCTGATCACAACCTCTAGACTAACGTTTCCAACCCATGTGAAATTTTACAGTACCTTATTGTCTACATTTGTACAAAGTAAGTAAAGTTGGCAAGTGTTTATGGAACCTCAAGTTTATGCAAGAAGACTTAACCTGGCCAGTGGACGACGTGCTCTGTTCACAGCTTCTAGATCGGCATAACGGAGGTCTAGCTGGCATCCCACAAGAATAACAGGAGCGCGGGGACAGAAATGCTTAATCTCAGGATACCACATGGTCTGGACATGCTGGAGAGAGTTGGGGTTAGCAATAGAGAAGCAGAGGACCACCACATCTGACCTGCAAATGCATTTAAGATAGAGACATGTTTAAAAAACACTACAAAAATGCAAGTGGAAGGATAAAAGAACATATGAAAGGAGTATACTACAATactatataaatactatataaaatatatatatatatccaacttATAAGTTGAAGTTGTCTactatttatttatcttaaagaagaaggaaaggctaagctttatcagaaaggtctatgtaaatacactaataaacccttaaagtaatactgctctgagtcctctgtcaaaatcagacttcttgttttcagcataaaccttcagTGCTAGGGcttgagtatgctcagtttgctcttctctcccccctccctcctcctctccctgctgtaatcttagcccagagctatgagtttgcagggagagactcagacaggaagtcatgtcacacaagctaatatggcagctgctatcctaaaaaaacagagagactgtctagagcggtttactcaggtatggtaaggcatgctgcagaataaatttagtgttaaagcttgcactattgtggttattggcaataaactgctttgatagctttccttctcatttaaatactctttaaaaactCTATCACCCACCTCCCATAGGCAAATCTTCTATCTTTGTGATGGTCACCAAATGTATCCCAAAGCCGCAATGATACGCTGACATCATCAACAACATCCCGAGAACGTTCAAGCACCTGCCACAGGGTATATGAGACATTTATACCTGGGTTACTGCTGGTTAAAGGCAAGAAACTGCCCTGTGCTGCTGCCAGTAAACATAGTTCAGCCATTGAGTGTTTCCATCTGTACTTACCTCTTGGCATACTCTGTACTGATCTATAGCCCAGACAGTTGGCACATGGGTGGCAAGGAGCTGGTATTGAGTCAGGGTGGCATTGCAGGCACGTGCGCAGATCAGCCGTGTTTTCCCCACTGCGTTGTCGCCAACCACAACGCATTTGATTGTCTCAACATTGGGACGTTCATAATCCATATCAGTGTCCAGCAGCTGAGATCTGATAAGAGGGGGAATAAATGAAACAGGGTTATACTCAGAGATAAAGCCAATGAGACAGAGCAGAGGGAGATGAGGACACGACAAATGAATAGAAGAGTCTGAGCAGTGTAAGAAATAACAAGGGAAAAGCAAAATGAGGTCAGTAGGAATGAGGAGGAAGGAGGAGGAAAAGTGAGATGAAAGGCAGAAGCAGTTACATGACGTACTGTAGGAAGGATGTAAAGTAAAGAGGATCAGAGTATTCACATTCAATGTCATTCAAACATCAAGCCATTTACAAGAGACCAGTCATGTAGTGATCATAACATGAAACCCAATCTCCATTGTTAATAACAGATGTAGTGTGGTGCCAGGTACCTACCTTTAGTGAAACCTTTATGAGAAAAAATGCTTTTGAGGGCACAGGCACATGGGACAACACCAAAAAGTGGTTGTACATGCAGGCAGTGGGAACGGCATGATTTGGGACTGTCCCAGAGATTATAAAAAATGTGGGCAAGTACAGGAAAATGccaaaaacaacttaaaaatattatataaggaTCAGATGATATTTGTATAATTCAAGAAAATGTCCTTTGAAGCCACTTTCCAATAAATATACCCAGGGTCGTTCCGGCCATGAGGTAAGGTGAAAATCTAGCCTCAGGCAGCACGGACCAGCctgttaccaggggcggcaaataGCTGCCTCTGGtaagtttccatttttttaaaatggaaattcagctctgctagtgcagcaagCGCAATATAGCTCCCTGCACTAGCGAAGCGGCCCCTCTTCGACCCACTCCTCCGCTAGAAGTTAGAAACGCAGACCAGGAAGGGgagcggcattggggctgctgcctcagatgACCCCCTGCTAACTTAGCAGTATAGGGCCCCATGACTCCTGATGGCAGCCATGTCTATTTTTGGTGAGTCACTACCACTATTCTAGGTAGAATCCATCTCCTGCTACTCATGTGACTGCTTTCTTGCAGCTGGCctttcttgctttatggcagagatccCAGACATAATCTCTGCATCAGAGCCACTGTCCTGCAAGACAAAGCACAATAAACGACCCTTTACAAGAA
Coding sequences:
- the rhobtb2.S gene encoding rho-related BTB domain-containing protein 2 isoform X3, which codes for MQGSQLLDTDMDYERPNVETIKCVVVGDNAVGKTRLICARACNATLTQYQLLATHVPTVWAIDQYRVCQEVLERSRDVVDDVSVSLRLWDTFGDHHKDRRFAYGRSDVVVLCFSIANPNSLQHVQTMWYPEIKHFCPRAPVILVGCQLDLRYADLEAVNRARRPLARQIRPQEILPPEKGREVAKELGIPYYETSVVAQCGIKEVFDNAIRSALISRRHLQFWKSHLRSVRRPLPQAPFLPPRPPPPVIIVPDPPTKSEEHPAWLLEEASCADVVLVVQERIRIYAHRIYLSTSSSKFCDLFLMEDGDPPTQTRDPLLRASSFDACEGSGEAVGGGMRTSASDGTLGRECGRDLSSWSRAFESIRSRVLEEPPGYMARRVAVVKMDSSVRPRPFRAVLKFLYTGRLDEREPDLMEVAHIAELLEVFDLRMMVANILNREAFMNQEITRAFHVRRSNRVKECLAKGTFSDVTFMLDDGTIKAHKPLLISGCDWMAAMFGGPFLESSTTEVVIPYTSRSSMRAVLEYLYTGQFSTGPDLDPLDLIILANRLCLPHLVALTEQHTVSVMLDASLNNKDIDGEALMLLEAAQFHGADQLAAWCMHHISTNYNRVCRRFPRDIKVVSAENQQALETQRWPPVWYLKEEDHFQRAQREREKETALHQKRQPKRRWLFWNNSRANSSASPTPSSSAIG
- the rhobtb2.S gene encoding rho-related BTB domain-containing protein 2 isoform X1, which translates into the protein MEEGVRVPELTDFNYEESQLLDTDMDYERPNVETIKCVVVGDNAVGKTRLICARACNATLTQYQLLATHVPTVWAIDQYRVCQEVLERSRDVVDDVSVSLRLWDTFGDHHKDRRFAYGRSDVVVLCFSIANPNSLQHVQTMWYPEIKHFCPRAPVILVGCQLDLRYADLEAVNRARRPLARQIRPQEILPPEKGREVAKELGIPYYETSVVAQCGIKEVFDNAIRSALISRRHLQFWKSHLRSVRRPLPQAPFLPPRPPPPVIIVPDPPTKSEEHPAWLLEEASCADVVLVVQERIRIYAHRIYLSTSSSKFCDLFLMEDGDPPTQTRDPLLRASSFDACEGSGEAVGGGMRTSASDGTLGRECGRDLSSWSRAFESIRSRVLEEPPGYMARRVAVVKMDSSVRPRPFRAVLKFLYTGRLDEREPDLMEVAHIAELLEVFDLRMMVANILNREAFMNQEITRAFHVRRSNRVKECLAKGTFSDVTFMLDDGTIKAHKPLLISGCDWMAAMFGGPFLESSTTEVVIPYTSRSSMRAVLEYLYTGQFSTGPDLDPLDLIILANRLCLPHLVALTEQHTVSVMLDASLNNKDIDGEALMLLEAAQFHGADQLAAWCMHHISTNYNRVCRRFPRDIKVVSAENQQALETQRWPPVWYLKEEDHFQRAQREREKETALHQKRQPKRRWLFWNNSRANSSASPTPSSSAIG
- the rhobtb2.S gene encoding rho-related BTB domain-containing protein 2 isoform X2, with product MAAISQLLDTDMDYERPNVETIKCVVVGDNAVGKTRLICARACNATLTQYQLLATHVPTVWAIDQYRVCQEVLERSRDVVDDVSVSLRLWDTFGDHHKDRRFAYGRSDVVVLCFSIANPNSLQHVQTMWYPEIKHFCPRAPVILVGCQLDLRYADLEAVNRARRPLARQIRPQEILPPEKGREVAKELGIPYYETSVVAQCGIKEVFDNAIRSALISRRHLQFWKSHLRSVRRPLPQAPFLPPRPPPPVIIVPDPPTKSEEHPAWLLEEASCADVVLVVQERIRIYAHRIYLSTSSSKFCDLFLMEDGDPPTQTRDPLLRASSFDACEGSGEAVGGGMRTSASDGTLGRECGRDLSSWSRAFESIRSRVLEEPPGYMARRVAVVKMDSSVRPRPFRAVLKFLYTGRLDEREPDLMEVAHIAELLEVFDLRMMVANILNREAFMNQEITRAFHVRRSNRVKECLAKGTFSDVTFMLDDGTIKAHKPLLISGCDWMAAMFGGPFLESSTTEVVIPYTSRSSMRAVLEYLYTGQFSTGPDLDPLDLIILANRLCLPHLVALTEQHTVSVMLDASLNNKDIDGEALMLLEAAQFHGADQLAAWCMHHISTNYNRVCRRFPRDIKVVSAENQQALETQRWPPVWYLKEEDHFQRAQREREKETALHQKRQPKRRWLFWNNSRANSSASPTPSSSAIG
- the rhobtb2.S gene encoding rho-related BTB domain-containing protein 2 isoform X4, which produces MDYERPNVETIKCVVVGDNAVGKTRLICARACNATLTQYQLLATHVPTVWAIDQYRVCQEVLERSRDVVDDVSVSLRLWDTFGDHHKDRRFAYGRSDVVVLCFSIANPNSLQHVQTMWYPEIKHFCPRAPVILVGCQLDLRYADLEAVNRARRPLARQIRPQEILPPEKGREVAKELGIPYYETSVVAQCGIKEVFDNAIRSALISRRHLQFWKSHLRSVRRPLPQAPFLPPRPPPPVIIVPDPPTKSEEHPAWLLEEASCADVVLVVQERIRIYAHRIYLSTSSSKFCDLFLMEDGDPPTQTRDPLLRASSFDACEGSGEAVGGGMRTSASDGTLGRECGRDLSSWSRAFESIRSRVLEEPPGYMARRVAVVKMDSSVRPRPFRAVLKFLYTGRLDEREPDLMEVAHIAELLEVFDLRMMVANILNREAFMNQEITRAFHVRRSNRVKECLAKGTFSDVTFMLDDGTIKAHKPLLISGCDWMAAMFGGPFLESSTTEVVIPYTSRSSMRAVLEYLYTGQFSTGPDLDPLDLIILANRLCLPHLVALTEQHTVSVMLDASLNNKDIDGEALMLLEAAQFHGADQLAAWCMHHISTNYNRVCRRFPRDIKVVSAENQQALETQRWPPVWYLKEEDHFQRAQREREKETALHQKRQPKRRWLFWNNSRANSSASPTPSSSAIG